The Chanos chanos chromosome 3, fChaCha1.1, whole genome shotgun sequence genome segment TACTTGGTAAAGACTTTGAGGCGGCTTGCTGATCTCATATGAAAGGCTGCCACGAACATCATAACCCTTCATCTCCGACACTGTATCACGGATGTCTGAttcagtgtctgtctttttgtagACCCCGCTGACAACCTGCGAGAAATCCTCCAAAATGTGGCCAAACAACAGGGTGTCTCCAACATGAGAAAACTGGGCCATCTGAACAACTTTGTTAAGGTTTGTCATAACTGCGCACTGATGTGATTTTTACAGCGCTGAACCCTTTGTCCCCAGCTGAATCACGTCTTCAGCTGTTAAGCTGTGGAAAATTCCTAATATCTCAGTTGAGCCGTATGCAATAAAACAAGATTAAATAAGACCAAACAACACCAGAGCCATGTACAATGTCCTATGCTCTGGCAATATGCATGTcgaaatctctctctttatttttttctttgttttttttcccccccagagcCAGCTCTCAAAAGTGTATTTATATGGGTAAAGACTTTCCCCGCGGCTTCCTTATCTTGGATAAAGAGATGTGTTTTGAGAAATGCTCTTGGTCTAAACATGTACACTGGGTCTGTCGCGCATCACAGACATCTAGGCAGagctgaaagaaacagaaagaacatAAAGGAACTTTCACACTGAGTGTGGAGCATATACAAGAAATTGAGGAGATGCAGGCATCAATCTAGCGGCTGCCACAGCACTAAACCTGACTCTCgtcaaacaagcacacacagagtgtctTTCATTAGTGCATGTACAAACATGAACCTCTGGCCACATTCCCGTTTCATGGTCTCGAGATTAAGTTTGGAACAGCTTGAGCGCAGACGTCGGATGCCCAGAGAAAAGGACATCTATAAGAGGGGAGTGACAAAGTGTCCCAGCGCCGCTAGATCACGGCTGTCATGCATGGAGCCTGGGGACTAGTGTGACCCATAAAACTTTGTTTGTATGACCCACACAAAGGCTTTTGTTCAGCAACTGGTTTAGCTACACGTGTCTCTGTGAACAACTCTGGTTGAATTTACTGTTTAGACAACAGCATCTTCAGCATGTATTTCTGGCACCCACCATGAGTTCAGAATGATTTTATTACCATTTTTATAGCTGAACTGATTTCACTCTGGGTGAGAAATGACTTATGAAAGCAGTCAGAATGCGCATAAGGCTGAACATTCTGGAGTGCAACTTAAGCGTTGCGCTTTCACTTGGGATAATTGTTATTTAATTCTCTTCGTATttaatatgttgtttttctaaGCATTTTCGATTACTCTGAGACAATTAGTTGTGGTAGAAACAGCAGTTTGCTACACCAGTATTTTGAGCCGTAATCGCACACTCACATGACGAGCCGTCATCTGTAAGACAAATAAAGGAAAACCGTCTGGCCTTTATCTGGATTCCTGTGAAGTGCTTGTCGCGTGTCCCAGTGCTATATGCCTAGTGGGAATTCGATGCTAGGCATCTTACTTGAGATTCACTCACTGCTCTGTTACACTTGCAGGTTCTGACAGGAAAGCTCACATTCTGATCCTCTGCCAAGTTTCTGCTCTTCTGTGCAGCGAAAAGCCTCTGGCTAAAGattaagtggaaaaaaaatgtgttggtATTTTCCAGATACGTAATCTATAAATATGACACATTCCAGGTTACAGTCTAGTCATTTGTTACAAGCGGTCTGACCCATACTAAACCAGGGATCTGCTCAGTCACTTACCCGAAGCAGAACAAGCAGTCCAGATGCGGTAACGTTGATGGTGGTCTTTGACCTTAAATGAACTGATGGGAAAAAGTCTTTAACAGAACGTAACCTTTTTTGTCTATCACAGCTTTTGTGCAATGTTGGCCATTTGGAAGAGAAGCTTGGTTTTACCTATGAAGAAATCATCATCTGGTGAGAATACATTAAGTTCTCTTGTTATTTCTACTCAAATCTTTTATACAGCGCACATGGACAAACCGCATTTTAAAGGCGATTTCTGCTCtttgaatgtaaatgtactgCAATCCATCATGACTCTTTAAGAGATTGAAAAAGAAGACCGCTGCTGAGTCTGATTGGAAGGGTTTCAGTCTTGTGGTTTGAACCTTAATGACTCTTCATTTCTCTAGCCTGCGGCTTGCTCTGCTCAACGAGGCCAAGGAGGTACGGGCAGCAGGTCTCCGAGCACTGCGCTACCTGATCAGAGACAGCAGTATTCTACAGAAGGTCCTGCGACTCCAAGTAGACTACCTGATCGCTAGGTTAGTTTGTTTTCCGAGCCCGTGCTCAGGCCATGGTCTCAAAGCAGGTCACATTTCGTGTCGCTCCAATTGGCGCGAGTATAACAGATATTCAGTGTAATTAGCATTTTGACGGTAGAATTCTCTCAGCATTTGAAGTAGAtgaagactcttttttttccttcagatgTGATACATTTGGCTGTGTTCCTCAAAATGCTCCAAGTGCTAACCTCATCACTACAAACATCATGTGATGCTAATGCTTAGTGAAGACTGAATCAGCTCATGTTAAgatctccctttctctcgctctctctctctcactctctcgctctctactcccccttcacacacacatatcacacacacatatcacacacacatatcacacacacgtatacagcTCGCACACcacataccacatacacacatacgtacacgcAAACGGACAGAGACCATGGGAAAGAGACATCGTGTCTGGTGAAGATCAGTGTGAAACCTTTGGCTCACAGTAGTAGAGACGCAGCACTGTCAGAGACCTGACATCTCTGCACAGTCACGTCGCCTCTAATGAGCCTTCAGCAATGTTGTGTCAGACCTTTAGCTGGGTTATTTGTAGATGGGTGGCAGGAAATTATTAGCTACTGTTTGCATTTTCCTGCTCCCCGCTTGTCCTTTAACCAACTACGGAGTTCAGCTATTTGAACGTGTTCTTCGTTTTAATCCACGATGTCTACCCCAAAGAATGGTTGTATAGCTATAGTTTGTTTAGCGGTTACTTCACGCGATTATCTGTCTTTGGAAGTCTTTTAACATCTACTCAATGTCATTAGGTGCATTGACATCCAGCAAAGCAACGAGGTGGAGAGGACACAAGCTCTGAGACTTGTACGAAAGGTGAGTACAAGTCGTCCCCGCCCCCTCCCAGTAGGGCTTTTCAGTCTTTGTTTAGGTGACACCTTAACACGTAGCAAATGAACGTGTTTCAAAAACATGAGTTTCAGAACAAGCTGTTCCAAATGAACACGTTGGTTGGATGGGAAAAGAGATGGAACTCGGTCGGATGCAAAAGAGATGTTTCACTGGCGATTCACGATAATCGTTATTTGCGCAGTTAACCATTAGGCAGATTTAAAATCTTAATCAGTTTATGTATACTATTTTGGTATCCCGGGTGTTTAATCTCCAGGCTGTCTCCACCGTTAAGTGCTAACGGCCCGGCTGTTTCAACAGCGTCACCCGctgatgatttttgtttttgtttttcccggCTTTTCCAGATGATCACTGTGAACGCCCTGCTCTTCCCGAGCTCTGTGGCCAACTCCCTCATCGCTGTGGGCAATGACGGTCTGCAGGAACGTGACCGCATGGTGCGTGCATGTATCGCCATCATCTGTGAACTCGGTGAGTatgtacaggaaaaaaaaacatgcaggcATGCAGGGCCGTGTCTATTTCCTCTTAACGGTGAAGTGGGACGGTACGTGCAACCGTTGTTCTCCTTTGGTTCTGCAGCGTTGAAGAACCCAGAGTTGGTTGCCCAGAGAGGTGGTCTCAGCACCATCCTTAAGAACGTGATCGACTGTCAGCTCAGCCGCATCAACGAGGCTTTGATCACCACCATCCTGCACCTGCTcaaccacccacacacgcgCCAGTACGTGCGGTCCGACGTGGAGCTGGAGGTACTGACGATGTTCTCTCtcgaaaaaaaacaacctttgaAGAAGTGGCTTTTCCTCACTGATTTCAGTGAAGTCGTTCGTTGCAAATGCTAATGTTCcttcttaacttttttttttttttttttccccagcaaaTCCTAGCACCTTACACAGACTTTCACTACAGACACAACCCAGATACTGCAGAGGGACAGCTCAAGTGAGTGCGGTGGTTTGTGTTATGGTTTGCTTTTCAGTAGAATTTTCTGTGATACATGACGGTAAACTGCTGTCAGTCCATGTGCGTTGAATAATTTATTGGTGTACTGAATAATTTATTGCTGAATGTAGTGGTGAGTTACACTGATAATTCATGTTTTCACCCAAAGGGAAGACCGGGAAGCTCGATTTCTGGCTAGCAAGATGTCCATAGTCGCTTCTTTCCGATCCTGGTCAGGTAAGCTGTGCAATTGGTTTTTGGAAGAATTTCAGATGGTTATGTTTCTTATTTTAATATGCATGTTCTCATCCTTTAATATCATTCTGAGAGTTGCTATATTAAATCTGAATTATATCATCTAGCTGTTAATTTGTCTCTTAGGAAACAATTTTCagtgaaatttgtttttatatgcTGTGCCAATTGGCttttggaagtgtttttttatatatatatatgtgtgtatatatatatacatatatatatatacatttattgttACATTCTGAAGTGCTTTCACCATATGTTGTCCTTGACTGACCCTGTACCCTGTACCTCTCTTGCCCCAGGCATCATTAACCTTTGCAAGTCAGACAACTCTGGAATCcagtctctgattggcctgCTCTGTATACCAAATATGGAAGTGAGggtaggtaaaaaaaaaaaaaagaaaaactggcgTAATGAAGCTTTCTCATATGGTGAGGTGCACAAAACAAATATCAGTACTGTTTCCTCTACTTTCCTTCACCTGAATAACTTTGTTCTGGATGGTGGGCTAACTACATTTCCTTGGCTGCATTTTTGCACTATAACCATGATAATTACACTGACAGCGTTAATATTCGTACCAACACCTTAGACCCTTTATAATTACAGTTTTGTGCTTCCTACGCTTTGTCCATACTTGAGCTGACTGACAGTGGAAAAAGGTCCCCGCCAGCCAATCACAATGATGCATACgtttgtttttgacacagtagAAATATACACCTATTACGCATATTAATGAGGATAATGTCTCCTGACTTTCCACAGAGGGGTTTATTGGAAGTGATGTATGATATTTTTCGGCTGCCCATTCCAGTAGCGACACCCGACTTTATAGAAGCCCTCACCAGCGTGGGTGAGTTGCTCTCCAGTTTCGTttacacacctcctcttcacTGCATCGTTCTCTTCTTAACCTCTTCTACCAATGAGggctctttgttttggtttatacTGCGTTTAAGGTAGAATGTAGATGTTATCTTGTTGTCACGCTCCTCCAGACCCCAGTAGGTTCCAAGACACTTGGAGACTTTCGGATGGTTTTGTCGCCTCAGAAGCAAAAATTATCCTCCCTCACAGAGCGAGATCAAGGTAAGGACTCCAAAAGAAGGAACGCTTGTTCATGCAAGTAAAAATGCTCCGTTTTAATAAGGTTATCGagttctgtgtctttgttttctctctctttacccatAGACCTGATTTAATGGATAACTACCTGGCCTTGGTACTGTCAGCTTTCATCAGTAGCGGACTCTTAGAGGTACATACgttttaatttcactttgaaTTTGTTGGCCTTCAACCATATAATTAAGTAATCCCCTCGTACACTTATAAAATTCACTGGTAGTGTGCAgcatgtctttgtttcagtAATACTTGAAGCAACTGGTCAAACGGCATTTTCTTCCCTTAAGGGTGGGTGgctgggtgggtgtgtgtgtgtgtaagtgtcgggggggtggggggggtggatgcATCAGTGCTTTACTCTTTTGCTGTTTGCTATGTGTACTTGTTCACACTTGTATGGCTCCTCCAACTTCTTCAGGGTCTGGTTGAAGTGATTACAAGCAGCAATGACTCTATCTCTGTCCGAGCGACCATCCTTTTAGGGGAGCTACTTCACATGGTACTGTtccatattttatttcagtattcacggtcgttctgtctctctggtctctctttttttttttttcctttgctgtgtATGAGTGATGAACGATATGGTATGAGGAGTGGCATCAAATGAGATTTCTCTGTTACTTATTCACAGGCCAACACCATACTCCCACATTCTCACAGTCATCACCTGCATTGCCTGCCCACGCTCATGAACATGGCTGCATCTTTTGACATTCCTCAGGAGAAAAGAATGTAAGTGTTCTGTGCCATGCCGTTTTCCACGGcgcagtattaaaaaaaaaaaaaaaaaattcaatccaCGTTAGTCACAACTTATTGAGAAGTCGTTAAGTGTTCACTGCGTGAAATGATGTTTACTTTACGATAATGTCGTgacgggggcgggggggtcagGCGTGCGAGTGCCGCGGTGAACTACCTGAAACGTTTTCACGAGAAGAAGAAACGAGGGCCCAAACCTAACAGCCTTTACCTGGACCACATCATTCGCAAATCCATGGCGACGCATTACTGTCGAGACCAGCACCTGCGTCCGCAGAGAGACATCTTCATCATCAAGGTGCGCGGTGCACATCCCCTGGCCTAGGCAGAATACTCAGCTCTACGGTACCAAACATTTCATCCCGTCgaaatgttttttgtgctttttaatTGCTCCTGCTTTTGTGTCTCCAGGACACCGAGGATGCCCTCATGATgcacctgagagagagtcaCATCCTCCATCATAAACAGAATCTGGACTGGAACTGGATTCTGATTGGAACTATATTGAAGGTGAGTAAACTTTGGTCTTTGGACCATTAAAGAGTTTAAATCATTCCCcaggtgggcgggggggggggtgaggaaaACGTTGaagttttgttctgtgtttgccCTTAGGAGTGCTGTGAAGTAGGTTCTCAGGTTTTTGGTAATCGTGCAATGACCACGAATGGCCAAAAAGGCATCCAGAATCATGAAGACATTCATCAGATGTCACTAAACATCTGAGAGTGCACAATCCAAGTCATGTGTTGCCAAacatttaagtatttatttctctctgtgggtgGCAGGCACGCAGAGACGGGGGACagatgttttgtcatttttataacTGATGCCTCTTttagaagggtttttttgtgtgtatggtgcTTTAACCCTGACAGTGAGGTCAAGTGAATGAACAGAGTGGAAGAATCTGTAAAGTAACAAAACCTTTGGCTCTTGCActtaaaaatgtcaaacattcTCTCAACTCTGGGGGGTGCTCCTTCATAACAGCAGAATGCTCTCCTCTCAACAGCAGCATGACACTTTATGCAGTCTGTGGACATTTGCAGCTGCCCGCTCTCAGTTTTGAAGAAGTGTTAGTAAATGACTGCGCACATTCACATCaatccatttcacacacacacactcacactctcacacacacacacacacacacacacatctactgtTTTGGTACACCTGACAAGCATACCAAAAAGTGCATGTTAACTCGAGTGCTCTTGCACAAATGCTTCTTGTCATTCATGaaaagctccttttttttttttttttttttttacaagtaaCTCAATAGAGCCCCAGCAAGAATATGAATAATAACATCATCTGATCCCTTTTAGATGACTAATGCCTGCGTGTGTTAACCCAGacgttttgaatttttttccgTTTTCTTCATGCAGTGGCCAAATGTCAACCTTCGGAACAACAAAGACGAGCAGATGCACAAGTGAGAACACATCAGGTTTACTCATGCATATCtggcctttttgtttgtttttgtgggttgttgttttttcctttttctccttttttttttgttcctttcttttttcttttttttttttttttttttttactttttatgaaACCTTTTTCCACTGAACTTGACACCCTATTTTTCTTAGGTTTGTGCGAAGATTGTTGTTCTTCTACAAGCCCAGCAGTAAGCTTTATGGCAGCCTTGAGCTGGACCACAGCAAGGCCAGACAGCTTACGGTTGTGGGCTGTCAGTTTATTGAGTTCCTGTTAGAGTCAGATGAGGTAAGGGACTGTTGTGTCAACACTGCCTCTTCAAaccttattgttgttgttgttgttgttgttgttgttgttgtttggggggggggggtgtttgtttgtttcatatacAGGGGCAAAACCTCCATGCTCGTACCCTTGATTTATCATTGATTTTGCTATGCCTGTACTGAAATATTGTCCACGTTGCTGTTTTGTCAGGATGGTCAGGCCTACCTCGAAGACCTGGTGAAGGACATTGTGCAGTGGCTCTCCTCAACATCAGGGCTCAAGTCAGACCGCAGTCTGCAGAGCAATGGCCTGCTCAACACCCTCAGCCAGCACTACTTCCTGTTCCTGGGCACTCTCTCAGCCCACCCCAGTGGTGTGAAGATGCTTGAAAAGTGTAGCGTCTTCCAGTGGTTAGTTTACGTTCACCCCTTTTGCCGTCTCTCTTAGTCTTTCATCTTACAGCTCAACTTACAGAGACGGTGAATGATGATGTGAAACGTGgtggaatgtaaaaaaaaaaaaaaaattagattagAGTAGTAAATCAGTAGATTACAGTATAAAACAGAGATTGCTTTCTTCAGTCTGTATTATTTCTGAGTTTTGGcggtctccttttttttttttttaatttttttcttatttttgtttagCCTGCTGAACCTGTGCTCCCTGAAGAACCAGGACCACCTGCTGAAACTCACAGTATCTACACTGGACTACAGTCGGGATGGCTTAGCCAGAGTCATCCTCTCCAAGATTCTCACAGCTGCCACTGACGTAAGATTCCAACGTGTCTTCATTTAAGGCAGAATGCCACACTAGCTATACTTGCTCCTCTTCGAGATGGACGTCTTTGCAGTAATGTTGACGTTTCACACCGGGGCGGGCGTCCCATCAATCTCCTGTTGTTTTTCGGTCGACGACGCCGACACTACCAAAAATTAGCAGCGTTATCACGGTCGTGGCTGTTGAGCGAACCACATCCATATCGTGATTGAACTCGTTTTGACCTCTTCTTCTCCCACAGAACTGCAGGCTATACGCCACCAAGCATCTGCGGGTTCTCCTGCGGGCCAGTGTGGAGTTCTTCAGTAACTGGGGCATTGAGCTGCTGGTTACTCAGCTCCATGACCGTAATAAAGCCATCTCAATGGAGGCTCTTGACATCTTGGATGAGGCCTGTGAGGACAAGGTGAGTGGGCCGGGGGTTAAGAttaatagaaataaaatgttaattttaaGGTGCCTTTACATCATGTGTTGACAAGACTTTGGGTGCTTATTCGGGATAAGATGGGTTGCTTGCTTTGACTGGATGCTAGCTCAAAAATGCAGAATTACTGGATTTGTTTGTACGATGTTTGATTAAAACGTAAGCAGACCACTCTGAATATGTTTGTCCGGTTGCGTCACGTGGCCTAATTTCCCGAGTCCACATTCTGATACGCTTGCGTGATTTGGTTGTTAAAAGAAATACTTTTGAAACACGTGCTTTCTAAAGAAGAGGTCATTGTTCAACATCACAATATTTGATCCTGCTTTTCCCCCACCTGCCTCGTTTTCCTGTGCCTGTTGTCCTCTGCTTTGTTTACACTACGACCGCTTTTCATGTTACGACCTGTTTCCTGCTTGTATTTAGGCAAACCTGCATGCTCTTATTCAAATGAAGCCAGCACTGACTCATCTTGGTGACAAGGGCGTTCTCCTACTTTTACGGTGAGTCCTGGTAATTACATGGATCATCTGAAAGTTCTCTTGAAATTTGGGTTACCGGAGTAATGCAAATGATCTTTTATAGCATTCTGAAGAAGTGttgcacacacactggtcaATGACCTTTTTAAAGTCAGTGAACTGATACATTTCCAGGCAGTGTATTTAATTTTGCATTAAATTTTGTTATGTTCCGGCATGTGATAAGATAACTTAATCTGACCTTTTCCCATAGATAGCTCTTTTACCATAGTCATAATTCCCTGTAGTGGCTGAATTTTGTCCGTGTGAGTTAGTCATTACTATCACCTGACAAACTGGGTTGTTCTGCAGGTTCTTGTCTATTCCAAAGGGTTTTTCCTACCTCAATGAGAGGGGTTATGTCACTAAGCAACTGGAAAAATGGCAGAAGGTACTGCATGTTCTAGTTACTAAAATATTAATATACTTGTTTGAgtgttttcgtttgttttttttttatgtccatgTGTAAATTGCCGATACAGGCAGGACAGTGACTGCTAAGTGGGAGAATAGGAGTGTAATTGAAACTTGAATGGATTTACAGTTATGTTGCTAaacttgttatttttgttgttttgctaaTAAGACTGATATTATCATTGCCATTTGTGGATCTGTTTTTGTTCATATGATGTGTATGATGAACTCCCTCCTTCATAGGAGTATAATTTAAAGTATGTGGACCTGATTGAGGAGCAGTTGAATGAGGCACTCACTACTTACCGCAAGCCTGTTGATGGAGATAACTATGTGCGACGGAGCAACCAAAGGTTTGAAACTTGTTTGCGAATGTTCTAAAACCCCTGAAAACgtcacacaacactgcctccagggGGGTGTTGTTTCTGATCATGTAATAATGTAGTACACTTTTTAAGTCGCACCAAAATTCTGTTTTTGAACAGGTTACAAAGGCCAAATGTTTATCTTCCTGTGCACTTGTATGGTCAACTTGTACATGATAAAACTGGATGCCATCTATTGGAGGCTCAGGTGAGACGCGAAaggtttagtttttttttgggggggggggggggggggagttgttggtttggggtttttttccggGAATGGTTTCAGCTGTAGTACTTTGGGAATTTTGTTGAAACATAGACGTAGCTACCGGAgattgaacaaaaaaaaaagcaactcacaaaaatatgtttcacaAGGACTCAGGAAGACATGTGTTTCCGTACCCACCTGAACCTAAGAGCTCTTTTTTCGTACTGTTTACTCTACGCCACCTCGCTACGTATTCACTTGAGGCGTTTCTGTGCCTCGTCCAAACCAACATACTTTATGGCGCTTGTGGGTCGTTATCACTTCACAGTGTTGTTTACagactctctctgctctctctcacagaatGTGGTTGCTGACCTAAGCTATACTGTGCGTTCCCCAGTGCTGGACAAGTGGGAGGGTATTAAACAGCTGAAAGCCGCCCTCTGGGCCTTGGTTAGTTTAACTGTGTCTTTTGTTTATGGTGACATATATTTCTTGTTGTGATCCTTTTCACGACGTACCTTGCGGCAGTTTGCGCAATTTGGCTGTGATTAAATAGTGATTTTGGTTTCTAGGGTAACATCGGCAGCTCTAACTGGGGATTAAACCTCCTCCAGGAAGAGAATGTGATCCCAGATATTGTGGCTTTAGCTCAGCACTGTGAGGTCCTGTCCATAAGGGGGTATGTTACCAAGAGCAGAACCTACGCACGCCCCACTCTATTGATGTTTTACTTTACAGATATTGtaagatacagatacaaatgcaGTATACACATATGATAAAGACATAATTGTGAATCTTGAATCATCTTTCCAAGTTCTGAAAAACTTGCCAACCTGTTCCCACAGAGTTGCAagttctttcacttttttttttacacaatcgACTTGCTTAGAAGTACAAATCCCGCCATGCTCCTTGCTACTCTGCTTGCGtcactttcattctttctttttcttttttttttcctccctccctccccctaggacatgtctgtatgttttggGCCTAATCTCAAAGACTAAGCAAGGCTGTGAGCTTTTAAAGCTTCAGGGTTGGGACTCAGTACGGCACAGCAGGAGACAGTTGTGGCCTGTGGTTCCAGATGAAGTGGAACAGCAGCCACCCagccttctctcttctgtcccAAGCACACTCAGCCTCAACTCTGAGTCAACCAGTTCCAGACACAACAGCGAGAGTGACTCCACTCAACCTGGTAAGTGTTTCCTCAAATGTCCCGCCCACCGCGCTCCGTCACGACTTAAGTTCGGATCCGTTTGGACGGCACTGTGGTAAAAGCGGCGAGCGCTTAATGATGTCTTCTGTTTTCAGCAGCGTCACTAATGTCTTTTTCCTCGTGCATTCTCTGTGCTGCTTCGGCCAGCTATG includes the following:
- the rictorb gene encoding rapamycin-insensitive companion of mTOR; the encoded protein is MAVSIRGRPLRSIRMRGRNDSGEENVPLDLTRDPADNLREILQNVAKQQGVSNMRKLGHLNNFVKLLCNVGHLEEKLGFTYEEIIICLRLALLNEAKEVRAAGLRALRYLIRDSSILQKVLRLQVDYLIARCIDIQQSNEVERTQALRLVRKMITVNALLFPSSVANSLIAVGNDGLQERDRMVRACIAIICELALKNPELVAQRGGLSTILKNVIDCQLSRINEALITTILHLLNHPHTRQYVRSDVELEQILAPYTDFHYRHNPDTAEGQLKEDREARFLASKMSIVASFRSWSGIINLCKSDNSGIQSLIGLLCIPNMEVRRGLLEVMYDIFRLPIPVATPDFIEALTSVDPSRFQDTWRLSDGFVASEAKIILPHRARSRPDLMDNYLALVLSAFISSGLLEGLVEVITSSNDSISVRATILLGELLHMANTILPHSHSHHLHCLPTLMNMAASFDIPQEKRMRASAAVNYLKRFHEKKKRGPKPNSLYLDHIIRKSMATHYCRDQHLRPQRDIFIIKDTEDALMMHLRESHILHHKQNLDWNWILIGTILKWPNVNLRNNKDEQMHKFVRRLLFFYKPSSKLYGSLELDHSKARQLTVVGCQFIEFLLESDEDGQAYLEDLVKDIVQWLSSTSGLKSDRSLQSNGLLNTLSQHYFLFLGTLSAHPSGVKMLEKCSVFQCLLNLCSLKNQDHLLKLTVSTLDYSRDGLARVILSKILTAATDNCRLYATKHLRVLLRASVEFFSNWGIELLVTQLHDRNKAISMEALDILDEACEDKANLHALIQMKPALTHLGDKGVLLLLRFLSIPKGFSYLNERGYVTKQLEKWQKEYNLKYVDLIEEQLNEALTTYRKPVDGDNYVRRSNQRLQRPNVYLPVHLYGQLVHDKTGCHLLEAQNVVADLSYTVRSPVLDKWEGIKQLKAALWALGNIGSSNWGLNLLQEENVIPDIVALAQHCEVLSIRGTCLYVLGLISKTKQGCELLKLQGWDSVRHSRRQLWPVVPDEVEQQPPSLLSSVPSTLSLNSESTSSRHNSESDSTQPGMYIMDDDKLESSDLSEDQPLYIRPKLLKDRSPFTILASSRFVRNRFLISLSGKKLRSTSEQKGTGSAKLHSDTKLSGLRRNRTVTEPSLYSPGQGDVFSPVFGDGQLPKSQTVTQETSFLGSKGAEAQGSTPSIGEADVRLPRAERSSGAGESHREQTSRERLAGDGSSSGGGAHFKSRSQSFNTDTTTSGISSMSSSPSRETVGGVDSSTVDTDCVSLNTVISAQTIKTLHSLTPQSNHLPLSKSNSVLLVPPGSSHTLPRRAQSLKSPSVTTITSLTDCSFMYTSPRDALGYATLKRLQQQRIHPSLSHSEALASPAKDVLFADAITMKTGSLDSRLTPRRYTKKRFRCLGHSPVGPHRRTFFPRFLKALSFASLDKEDLLSPISQTTLQRSSSVRSMVSSTTYGSSDDYIGLALPMDINSMFQIKETPYFQKRTSPPSEDRSAKFFSGDSDGPSDSSRHAVLKSQLSITELMAVSKTDQQQLLGSEETGLQEHSEENCLYCVGLHVLGCNAHNSTQNRADYADVPYSEWCSQPMHNHLEVMTQSKFSGVSGCSDAVSQGSAGSTRSTELVLGVKTIPEDAPACRVLLRKEVLRLVINLSSSVGTKGHETGLLTIKEKFPYAFDDICLYSEVSHLLAHCMFRLASRRFIQELFQDVQFTPMYEEAESILSTPQKHVISEPPSEP